ttccatTGAATGGTTGGAGAAAGAAAGAGTAGAAAGTGAAATGGAAATCacacaataaaatatttggacTTTATAATTGAGAGAAAGGTGCGTTATGAAGAGCAAGAGTCCTTTAAAATCCCGAGTTTATAGTATTGTATTGCGAAATGTAGAAGagcaaaattaaattattgcAATGGGTAGGATTAGAGTATAAATTAGTAAACAGTGTATTGACAGAGAATAGAAAGTGTAAATAAATGGGTTATGCAGACAGCAGAGCACaccaaagaaaaggaaatagCAAGTAGGAAAGTATCAatggaataaaaaaaagaggtaaaaataaatgtaagCAAATGTAAAAGGAAGCAACcgtaaaaatgaaattaaatacaaataatgaatggataaattaatgaaagaagaaagaagcaaaaaaaatccaaaaaaaaaaaaaaaaaaaagttataataattaaattaaataaaactaaagaaattaaatcaCAAGGTCAATGAAATCCagaatgaaataaaaaataaaaaaaatttgtaaaaaataaaataaataaaaatgaattcaCAATTTTACTAGGTTAATATATTCTTCTTCcaatgtttgtttacaaactGCATTCCGAtgcaaaaataattttttattacacGTTTCCATTAGAATACGTTATTTCCATGCACTAGTAAATGGGTAGGGTCTTTTCGCCTTATTTAGGTTAAGGgattaaagaaaaatctcAATATTCTATTATAAtgacaattttttaactcactattttatgttttcatcATATCATTAATCCACACAATATGTCGGTCTAACGCTATTGTCTTCAACCCCTCCCTTGTTTTGTACCACCACCATTTGCACGTTTTGTTGCTTTAAGCCACACTATGTGTTGGTTTACATTGCGCGCTATTTCATGCTAATTGGTGGTTTACATTGTATTTGGCACACGTTAGTTTTTGTGctattttgcttttatttgcaTTATTTGCTACACTACGTTGTGCATTAATTTGCGTTACGCTACGTTTATTCTGTGCTGTACTGTGCTTTTATCTGTACAACGCTGTACTTTAACCTACACTATACGGAGATTGACTTTTGTGAGTAAACAATGAATAgacaaaatatatttttcgcagaaaatttacattttctgTGAAATTGCTATTCCCATTAAAATGCATCATTTCTATTAGACGATATATGTTAGTGATGTGTTGAAGAATTACTTATCAAGTTTGTTCccattaaataatattagGAAGCAGGCCCCTTGTggtggaaaaaaataataaagcatTGCTATATTTAGCTTTAAAATGTTGATTACCGATATTGTTTTCTGAAAATAGTAGTCCAtgtagaaaaagaaaaaaatggagaaCCAAACATGCACAGAAACGAAGaaagtgaaaaaaaaataacaaaaaattacagGAGTTAGGAAAAAATaggaggaaaaaaaatacaagagaaaggaaaaatccaaaaattaaaattagaCAAAATGAACACAGAACGAATTAATTACTACAAGCAATTACGAACTattatgataaaaaaaaacgaatggaaatgcaaaaaattgaaaccATGTAGCAGATGTATGGATCTTTTCCCATCACCAAACTGCACAATGATGGTAGGGTATGTAGCCTAGCCTAAGTACAACACACATATACGGTTTATTTACTCCTTAATTAAAAGGTACATGGGACGGTGGTGAGAAGGGAGTggaaagaagaagaaaaggaacACAGCAAACGAAACGATGGTGGAGAGCGGAATGAGGATGCAGTAGACCTTGCGCAAAGTCTAGAAGATGTGGCTGTAGTGGAAGAGCACCTGAACTCAAGCGTCTGATCAGATCCGCAGAGTAGGCGAGAGGAAAAAACAAGAGACGAGCGAGAAGTGGCTGAATAAGCAATGAATGGGAATTTAGTCAAtgttttaattgaaaataaaaaaaacaaaaatccaAGGGAAAAAATAACGCACTGGAGTGATGGTAGTATAGAGTAAAATGCAGTGGAGCGATGCGGTAGAGGAGTAAGAGGTAGGTAGTAGTACTATAAGAGAGAGAGAGGAAGGTACAGAAAATATTCTTAAAAGAACATAAATTGCAAcgatgaaaaatttattattcttATAATTTCAATGTTTCCATGCAATTCAACAAACCTCTTTACTTTCCTTCAAACAAATTCCGCTCTCTCCTTATGCTACCTAATGCATCTTTACGTATGTGTATGTGTTTCGTTATTTCTTCGCTCCTACTTTATTTCAACACTATTGTATACGCATCCTCATTCGATCTCCAACGCaactgtaaacaaataccCATAAAGCTACACTACTGTCCCCAACATCGACAAAAACCATCTCATACAACACTATGAACCTCAACAACTCCCTATAACGCTCCCGCTCCCTCACTAACCCTTTTGTCCCTCCTCTTCCCTTATCCTCGCTCTCCTTCGCTAAACTGCTTTTCTGCAACTCGTTGTTTTTCACTCTCCTTCTACCTCAGAGATCGCATTTGCCTCTACCTTCAACTGATAGCCAATTCGGCTCCTGACAAGAGGACAAGTGACGTAACTGAAAACAGTCTCATTCGACGTCATCCCGAAACACATATAATTAGACTTCGTCACTGTGACCAATTGTTACGTCACAATTCATCAGTTGGCTGGTTTTTGCCCCCTTATCAAACGTCATGAGCTCCACCTGCTTGACAGCTCCAAACTTTACGCTATAGTGAATAAAAATGCGTAAAGGCATGGGGTTTGGGTTGTGGTTTCTCCCCTTGTTGATTGTTTCTTTGTTGTGTGTTTCTACggggttttttttatattttcaaattttcttgtGTTCTTTCTACTATTACCATTCTTACTCTCCCCTTCTATTCTGCTTTCTGTTGTGATTACTTTCTTGACTGCGCTTATTGtgttgttttcttttttttttactgatTTCGTTATTCTTCGCGGCTCTCGGTTTGCCTTATCTGATTGTACTGCATTTGAACGCAGTACCTTATTGCTATTCCCCAGAGACTTGTTTACCTTTTGGTGGACTGTCGATTGGTTCTTGCAAGTGTCCAACTTTTGGTTTGTTGGTACATTTTCTTTGGCCGTGATTATTATCATTacaaccttttttttggaattgaattgcttttattttgagGCATTCTTGGGTGGATTCTTATTGCTTCCCTGTCTGTCTTGTTGACTTGACTTGCTGACTTGTTAAGCTCAAGCcttttctctctctctcaACCTTTCGTTCTTCCTTCCAAGTTTGTCTTGTCTCGCTTTCGCTGCCCCATACCCGTTTGCTATTCTTCGCATCTAGCGTTCATTTGCGAAGCGTGTCATCCTCTATATTTGTGTTGCGTGTGGTGGCCCCAATTCGTAGTTGTAGTGTGTATTGTGGTGGACGAAATCTTAGCTACACTGCCGGCCACATTTCCCGTCGACAAATTACAATTCACCGTTCTGCCATTCCTTTTGCCATTCTACTTGCATTTCATTTCCTCGTCTAACATTCACTCTTATTTCTAATTTCCAAGTATTACGCAGCTTCCGACCATccataaacaaaatcatcCATTTTGTTgtagagaaaagaaaagaaggaaatcTTGGTTCAACTTTAAAATTGCCTTTGCCTTTATTTCTTGCCTTTTTCCGCTCTAACCTCTTTCCATAAAAGGCTAGCCCAATTCCACTTTTCAACCTTTTCTTGTTTCATCCTTCTAGCTACCGTTTTTCCTTTCTACTGTACTGACTTAGTTGGTTCCCACCTTTTTCTATAGTTTCGGAAACGATTCACCTATTTTcccaatttcttttttatttcactCCAGTACTTGTTGTGGCTGCACAGTCTACATTTCCCGTACTTTCTCTCTATACAAATCCAGATTTGAAGTTTGTATAaacatatataaatataattttgtttatatttattatatttgcgcatacatatatatatatatataaggCTCGCTTTCTCTACCCCTTTACTTACGTACTCACACACCCTTCCTCTGCGCTCCTCTTCACTCCACTGCGTTATAGCCACAGCGTCGCATTTTTGTGTTAACTCACTTAAGCTTTTATCCCCATTGTTCCTGTGTTTTTCCTCTTTAACGCCATTGCGCCTAAGCTTTTTTAGCGCACACGTTATTCCTGCTTAAACTCGTTTCTCTTCATCCATTCGTCCTTCTGGATCTCGTTGCGCTCCCTTTCATTGGTTGCTTGTTCGATCCGAGGGTTGGTTAATTTGATAGCCTACTTGTACTCAATTGTTACTTTGTCTGGTTGATCTATTTGATCTGTTACTTGTCGttggcttttttttttttctttcttacCCGGGGGACTATTAAGTGATATCATTGTTTGGTGCTCCAAGATATACCTATTTctacttcttcttctctttctACATATCGCTCGCTCGTCCTCTCCCTTCCTCCTCTTAACCCTTTACTTGCTCCCAATcctttttatcttttggGTTTCCTGTTTAAACGTTGGGTAAAGTATAAGATTGGATCTTATTTTCATCGTCGTTTTGTTGGATcgtatgaaaaattttaccTTGGTTCGTCGCTCAGTCCTTGCTCTGATCGTTTggtaaaaatcaaaaatcgTTAGACTTGATTTCGTTGACGTTTAGTGCGTTTAATTCTCTTTCTTAGATTTTTTCCTCCATCCTTCATCTCGTCAACAGTTCTCTCTGTTGTCTCTCCACCGCTATACGTAGCTTTTAAAAGTCGTTTGTTTCATTACCTGCGCccatcttttcttttctaaacTTTAACTCAAAGTGAATAAATAGGAAGAACTAGTCTTTTTTCCTTCCATAAAAGAGCACCAGATATATCGTTGAATCGCCGTGCTTTTTCTAtttgcttcatttttttatcccGTACGATGCAAAATAgttaatttcttcaactttTCTCAACTTTTGTTTCACCACTTCTTTCTCTCAATTGGGTTAGatttttctccttttacattttttttatacctccctctttttttttcttgtttccttttcgttgatattttcatattttcGGAATTCTCCTTTTCTAGTTATCCTATTTCTCgtttcatcattttctttgtcTTTTCTCAAAAAGGTGTACTCTTGGGTTTCTTTCCACAGTGTAGTATCGCTTTTTTTGAACCTTTGAAGAGCTCATATATTCCTTTCCCTTGAGTTTTTCGGATTaagttttgaatttttttcccattttcttcattgcTTTACCGTTTGTTTTCACTTCACTTTGGGGTCTTGGTGGTTACTTGtctattgttttttttgtggGGTTCTGCATTCTGAATAGttctgtttctttttttctgaacTCATCTGTCTAAGTATTCACCATTCATTTGGTTTATTTACAGACGTGTGCTCTGTAATTTTCATCCTTAGTTGACCTTACGTTTTTGCTAGTTTGTTGCATCAACGTGCTTTTGGTTCCCCCCTTTAGCTTTGAATACGCTTCTGACTTTTAAATTGGGTTTTCTGTTTTGTAGGAAAATTATTCCATTGTCATTACATTTCAATTAGCCTCTACCTCTTTTCGTTCCTCGATCTCCTACTTGTATACTTTTCTGCACTTTGACAAACTGCAacttataatatttcttatACCCTCTAtcttatatttttgttcaGTCTGGTTACTGTTTTCGTGCGTGTGCCCTAcctttttgcattttctaCTAAATACGaaataatttcttaaatAGTGTTGCTTTTTGCAATCTTGCACTGTGCACTCACAAGcagtatttttattttcctcttAAAATCGCTTGACCTTTGAAGTGACGATTCATTAATCCGTTAATTTTTAAGGATTCCCCCTTTTTATTCTCATATTTGCATAGTACTGATTCAAACCCATTCTTTGAATTGGATACTCCTCATCCCCTCTAAAACTCTTccatctttattttctgcAGAAAGtttgaattgaaaaacttttttcatCTCAGACTTGATTTGAATCTTCTCTTGTTTCCTTCTatattttactaattttattgCCAAATTTTGCGTTaattctttcctttttagaACCCTGGATTTTCCgtaattttgatatttccTATCcattcattattttgcttTCGGCCTTCAAAACTTGTGCTATCCaatatttgtattttatttaagaagtctgaatttttttttacttttttacttttttttttaatcatctctgcttcttttttaaggCCAAATATTCTTAATACAAAACATTCATCTAAAAAACCACgatgaatttttcaaacgGTTCAAAATCGTCTACTTTTACAATTGCTCCTTCGGGTTCATGTATTGCTTTACCTCCTCAGCGGGGTGTAGCAACGAGTAAGTATGCTGTTCATGCTTCTTGCCTCCAAGAATATCTCGACAAGGAAGCTTGGAAGGATGACACATTGATCATCGACCTTCGTCCCGTATCCGAGTTTTCCAAATCTAGAATTAAGGGCTCCGTCAATCTTTCTTTACCTGCAACCTTAATTAAGCGTCCTGCCTTTTCGGTCGCGCGTATCATCAGCAATCTTCACGACGTCGACGACAAGAGAGATTTTCAAAACTGGCAAGAGTTTTCATCCATTCTTGTTTGTGTTCCTGCTTGGATTGCTAACTACGTAACGAACGCTGAGGTAATTGgtgaaaaatttagaaaagaatCCTATTCTGGTGACTTCGGTATTTTAGATTTAGACTATTCGAAAGTCTCGGGCAAGTATCCATCTGTGATTGACAACTCTCCtgtaaaaagtaaattagGTGCTTTGCCTAGCGCTCGCCCCAGATTGTCTTACTCTGCTGCTCAAACTGCTCCTATCTCTTTGTCCAGCGAAGGCTCCGATTACTTCTCTCGTCCTCCTCCCACTCCTAATGTTGCCGGTTTGTCtttaaataactttttctGTCCTCTACCTGAGAACAAGGACAACAAATCTTCTCCATTTGGCAGTGCTACAGTCCAGACACCCTGCTTACACAGTGTGCCCGATGCTTTTACCAATCCAGATGTTGCGACCCTCTACCAGAAGTTCTTGCGCCTGCAATCATTGGAGCATCAACGTCTAGTTTCTTGTTCGGATCGTAATTCTCAGTGGAGTACCGTTGATTCATTGAGTAATACATCGTATAAGAAAAACAGATATACCGACATTGTTCCTTACAATTGTACTCGTGTGCATTTGAAAAGAACTAGCCCTTCAGAGCTCGATTATATCAATGCTTCCTTTATCAAAACTGAAACTTCAAATTACATCGCTTGCCAAGGTTCTATTTCTCGTTCTATTAGCGATTTCTGGCACATGGTATGGGACAATGTGGAGAATATAGGCACTATTGTTATGCTTGGTTCATTGTTCGAGGCTGGCCGCGAAATGTGTACTGCATATTGGCCAAGTAATGGTATTGGAGATAAACAAGTGTATGGAGATTACTGTGTCAAACAAATTTCGGAGGAAAATGTCGATAATTCTCGATTCATTTTGCGAAAGTTTGAAATTCAGAATGCCAATTTTCCTTCAGTTAAAAAAGTACATCACTATCAATATCCTAATTGGTCTGATTGTAATTCTCCTGAAAACGTGAAATCTATGGTTGAGTTCTTAAAATATGTGAACAACTCTCACGGATCAGGAAATACTATTGTGCACTGCTCTGCCGGTGTTGGTCGGACAGGAACCTTTATTGTACTAGATACGATCCTACGCTTCCCAGAAAGCAAACTTTCTGGTTTCAATCCTTCTGTCGCCGATTCTTCAGACGTCGTTTTCCAGTTGGTTGATCATATCCGAAAGCAGCGGATGAAGATGGTTCAAACCTTCACACAATTTAAATATGTGTATGACTTGATCGATTCTTTGCAAAAATCTCAAGTTCATTTCCCGGTTTTAacatgaaatttttgactGGATTTTTCTTGGCAATATATATTCGTGTTTTAATCGATTCCTTTATTTCTTGTACTTGTAAagtgtctttttttttacatttgcATTTGAATTTACTGTCAATGTTTGTGAAATTCAGTTGCTTTAATCACGTTgtcttttatttcaaaaagtatATTTGAGAACTAGGCTTTTTAAtgatatctttttttctcttaaattttctttttagaaCTTTGTAAACCTATTTTTTGTACAAGATAAAGTCATCAAACTGATAATAACcttgtattattttcagatgctttttaaaatttattactCGATTTCTTTAGGCAGAAATATAGAGTTTAAGCGAAGTGGTCGTGATCAAGAGCAATAGAATTCTTTCTTCACTGATTAAAGGTGAGAcgattcattaaatatacATTCATTTGAACTATCGTTTGTATGTTTTTAAGTAAGACAAACTTGCAGGaacaaagattttttataatacaCATTAAACGTAACtcaatataaataaattattatgGCAATCATTAGGATGCAGATATTCCAATAGTACCTAGAATGCTTTTATATTCACTTTGTCTTTATGCGGTTCATAAGCTGACTCCATTTTTGTAAAGCCATCATATGGTCCTCGTCTAAAACGGCCAAGTTAACTTTAGTTTCAGCAAgctgcttttcttttctaaagaTTTCATCTTCGAGAGACTGACTTTCAACCATAATTTCTAAATTCTCAGCAATGATTGCTTCCATATCTCCTTGAAATGCCTGCTCTATTTCTGACTTTTGCTTAGCAAGTTGACTATTTAAGGATGCAATTTCGGATTTTAATGATGCTTGTTCAACagtttgattttttagatacattttttctttcagtAGTAGAGCGGACATGTTCTCATGTTCAACTTGCAAATTTGCCATTGAATCTGACAACATGATAAAATGCTCATTTAAAGATTTGTGCCTATTACGCATTTCTTCAAGAGAAGAGTCTAGCTCATGCTCCGATTTAAGTAAAATGTCATATTCATTTCCGTATCGATCCAAGACATCCGGCTGAATTTCGAAAGAGAAAGCAGTTTTTACAAACAAAGATGTATCATAATTCTCGCCTTCTTGAGTCTCCTTAAAGGCCAAAAAAATGTCTTCCTTAAGGTAACTAATCAGCCTATCCATATTGAGTTTCAGCAGGCTCTCTTGACTGTGACTTAGCAACGCAAGCCCAAAATTGAAGAGTATACCTGGACCATacagaaataaaatatcataCAGATGAGCAACGACTTCTAAAGGAAATTTATAGGCAAACAAGGTTAAAAACCATTCTGAAGCATACGAACATGTTTTGATGTCTTGACGCTTAAAATGAATTGCCAGAGATGGCATATAATCTTCCACCAGACGCGTGAATTGGTGTAAAACACGACTTAATCCTCTCATttctgaagaaaaaatattttgcaaatgatagtttttgaataaaaagacAAGTAAGGCAAATGCTTGAGGCGCTGGTAAGTGCATAAGTAAAGCACCTGCGATCCATGACATTCCTTGGGTATAGCCAACTTGTGGTAAGACAATAGCAAGAGACCGTAGGACACGATGCAAATTAGCGGTAGATTCTGCTATGTTATCTGTAGGTTCTAGCTGTTGACgattggaaaaaaagtgACTTAAAATTTCAGGAGCAAACGTTCTGTCAAGATCTTTACGTATTGCTTTATCTGAATCACAGTTCTTAATGCTTAAAGATGAATACTGCATTTCATAATCATATGATGTCCAAGAAGATATAGTCTTCCATACAACAGTATGGACTGTGTGAGAATTGTgcatcaaaatcaaatttcgGAATTCATCAAAACATTCATCGAGAACAAAGAGTGGGTTTTGAATGAAGTTCGATAATAGGGTAAATACCTGGTTTGATACGGTAGAAGACTGACTCTGAAGATACTCTAAAATTTCTAACTTTTGAGCATCGCCGATAGATCTTggttttgaaataaaaacgcTTTCAAGATATGAAGATATAACCCTTGGTGACTTATCACTAGGATACCGAAGTGGATTGAGCCAGGAAGAAACTGCTGTTGAAAAAGGAGATGTGGAATTATTGTGTGCCGATctgctttttgtttttacatGATTCGTCGAAAGCGAAGTTCCGGGACTGAAAGCAGTGTTCTTTTTCCCAACTTCGTCTTTAATAGTTTCGGGAACCTGGTTTtgtaacttttttattgtttgaATGACTTCAATGGTCTCAGATGAAGCATCTAACACATGAGAAGGGGGTTCagaatttgaaagattATTCGTGTCTAAAGGCAAGCTCGATGTACTATTTGTACCATCCTTCGGATGCGGTTCTTGGGACCCAGATGCAGAAAGTTCATCATTTCGTTGATTAGAATTGAGAAATATAGTAGAGGATGAGGCAACAATAGGCGTTGGAGCTTCAAGCGGATCATCCTGTGTCgctattttttcttcattcaaAGTAATAGCATCCTCTGAAGacttcaaaacaaaaacatg
This portion of the Schizosaccharomyces pombe strain 972h- genome assembly, chromosome: I genome encodes:
- the gyp51 gene encoding GTPase-activating protein Gyp51, yielding MAFTEANEREVQSSYEKENVKIIREEEAKDQESTDDIAVEDGTGTSPDLNFFSTQNVMQMNFEDEYSEFSNEDDEAEIDNSFADSIPNEPEIPDMQDEYSRDSHSQQSVEEQNNTTNTDEDASVNEFSVAADISDVNTLGKDNSESTEEPVNEVNETATLGNEDVGERSGFPSEGLDNEPESQRDLDETGNLAPEDLKDEVKSVHEFNEPNDLRQQEESYSDDDDTNVNEFEDVNEIENEHQLSVADEDQTSRLVKGKMIFVGKEDFGEEADISNSVFIEQNGPNSDTVSGFKETSSIVNSSSTTEKPGVALDSQNDTSIFNEEQTNSLTETFNDLTLDHLPENVESEPVAGKENETAKNESGASDNDHKANVHVFVLKSSEDAITLNEEKIATQDDPLEAPTPIVASSSTIFLNSNQRNDELSASGSQEPHPKDGTNSTSSLPLDTNNLSNSEPPSHVLDASSETIEVIQTIKKLQNQVPETIKDEVGKKNTAFSPGTSLSTNHVKTKSRSAHNNSTSPFSTAVSSWLNPLRYPSDKSPRVISSYLESVFISKPRSIGDAQKLEILEYLQSQSSTVSNQVFTLLSNFIQNPLFVLDECFDEFRNLILMHNSHTVHTVVWKTISSWTSYDYEMQYSSLSIKNCDSDKAIRKDLDRTFAPEILSHFFSNRQQLEPTDNIAESTANLHRVLRSLAIVLPQVGYTQGMSWIAGALLMHLPAPQAFALLVFLFKNYHLQNIFSSEMRGLSRVLHQFTRLVEDYMPSLAIHFKRQDIKTCSYASEWFLTLFAYKFPLEVVAHLYDILFLYGPGILFNFGLALLSHSQESLLKLNMDRLISYLKEDIFLAFKETQEGENYDTSLFVKTAFSFEIQPDVLDRYGNEYDILLKSEHELDSSLEEMRNRHKSLNEHFIMLSDSMANLQVEHENMSALLLKEKMYLKNQTVEQASLKSEIASLNSQLAKQKSEIEQAFQGDMEAIIAENLEIMVESQSLEDEIFRKEKQLAETKVNLAVLDEDHMMALQKWSQLMNRIKTK
- the pyp1 gene encoding protein tyrosine phosphatase Pyp1, producing the protein MNFSNGSKSSTFTIAPSGSCIALPPQRGVATSKYAVHASCLQEYLDKEAWKDDTLIIDLRPVSEFSKSRIKGSVNLSLPATLIKRPAFSVARIISNLHDVDDKRDFQNWQEFSSILVCVPAWIANYVTNAEVIGEKFRKESYSGDFGILDLDYSKVSGKYPSVIDNSPVKSKLGALPSARPRLSYSAAQTAPISLSSEGSDYFSRPPPTPNVAGLSLNNFFCPLPENKDNKSSPFGSATVQTPCLHSVPDAFTNPDVATLYQKFLRLQSLEHQRLVSCSDRNSQWSTVDSLSNTSYKKNRYTDIVPYNCTRVHLKRTSPSELDYINASFIKTETSNYIACQGSISRSISDFWHMVWDNVENIGTIVMLGSLFEAGREMCTAYWPSNGIGDKQVYGDYCVKQISEENVDNSRFILRKFEIQNANFPSVKKVHHYQYPNWSDCNSPENVKSMVEFLKYVNNSHGSGNTIVHCSAGVGRTGTFIVLDTILRFPESKLSGFNPSVADSSDVVFQLVDHIRKQRMKMVQTFTQFKYVYDLIDSLQKSQVHFPVLT